GCCGCGCCCGCACCGCACCGCGCCCCCCGGCCCGGGGCCAGCCAGCATCCCCTGCGCCCCGGGCCACCCACCCCCCGCGACCCACCGTTGAAGGAGCCCCCATGAACCAGCCCCCCACACACCAGCACGCCGATGGCGAGAAGTCCGCCGCCGAGCAGACACCAGCACCCCAGCAGCCTGCCGAGGAGCTCGACGGCACGCCCTGCCACACCCCTAACCCCTCCCCCGAGCACACGGGGGTTCTGGGATCGCCCGGGGCGCGGCTCCTCGCCCCGGAGGAGGCCGCACATCTGATCGTCACCGGTGACCATTCGGGCGGGCGGGACGGTTCCGTGCCATTCGACACCGCCTCGGTCGCGGGGCTGCGCGAGGGCCGGGGCCAGATACGCGCCGCGCAGTTCCCCGACGTCACCGAAGCCGCCGGCCTTGCCGTCGGAGACCTCTACCGCCACACCAGCCCCTCCCTGAGCGCCGAGGAGGACGCCGAGCCGCTCCCCGGCCTGTGGGTCGCCACCAAGACGTTCACCCTGGCTGATCTCGACCGCGACGACGAGAACACCCTCCTGCACGCCTACCCTGCCGACCGGCCTGGCCGCGGCGGCCCGCAGTACGACACCCACCCCATTGACGAGGTCGCCCTGCTCGCCCGCCTCCTTGACGAGACCACCGGGCAGCACGGGCAGGGCTACTCCCTGAGCCGGGTCCACCGGCTCCCCGAGCACACGGTGCGGATCCATCTGCACCGCGACTTCTACCGCCACCAGTCCACTGCCACCGTCAGCCTGTTCACCCCCGCCGGTTGGACAGCCCTGCTCACCGACCCGCCCAGCCGCTGGCACCCGACAACCCCCACCAGCACCGACGACACCCGAACGGCCCTCAGCCCTCTCGCTGTCGATCTTCTCCTGCGGGCACGGTGCATCCTGGCCGGCTGAACCTCCCTGCTCCGGCCCGCACCCCTGCGGGCCGGGGGCCGGGGGCCGGAGCGTCGCGCTCGGCCTCGGACCGTCCGCACAACCGCCGGCCGGCCCCACAGACACCTGTGGGGCCGGGCCCGGCCCACGGCGCATTCCACCCAGGACTGGTCCGGGCACGCCCCCGGCCCGTATCCGCCCCTGAGGTCCGTCCCGCTGTCAGCCCCTGGCACACCGGAGCCCGGCCTGGGCCCTGGGAACGCCACCCCCGCACAGGAGATGACCATGCACACATCCCCGATCGTGCGCCCCGCACCGGCCCCGCGTGGCGGCACCGAGACCGTCACCCTCGACCTCGACGGGGCCGTGTTGATCGTCGACCGGTCCACGGCCCGTCCTCCCGAGCATGACCACGGCGTTGAGATCCTCGCGGACCTGACGACCATCGACGGGCGCGACGCCGGCCGGCTGATCCGGGTGTACCCCCGGCGGATATCCCTGCGGGTGGACGCGGACCACATGCCCCGCCCGCTGTCCCGGGCCGAACGGGACCAGATCGACGGGCTCTTCCCCGAGCCCCGCTTCCGGGTCACGATCGAACACTTGGGCGAATACCGGATTCGTGACTACGGCGTGCCCTCGGGGGGCCGGGAGTACACGAACCTGGCCGTCTACCAGGAAGGACACCCACGGGAAGCCTGGGAGGCCGCGCAGGCCGACTGCGCACGGCTCAACACCGGCGACCTGACCCCGGACCCAAGCTGCTACCCACCCACCCGCCGCAGGATCCCCAGACTGCGCGCCCTGCGACGCGGGCCGTGGCGCTCTGGGCGCCCCGGATGACGCCGAGTCGATCCCCGGGCCGTGGAGCATCAAGCGTTCACCCTGGCGGCCCCCGGCCGCGACAACAACCAGACCCCGGTGACCGGCGACGGCCCCGCCCGGGACACCAGCCCCGGGCGGGGCCGTCGCTCGGCCCGGCGCTGATAGGTCGGATGGGACGCCGATGGCTACCCGCGCGGCCGAACCGCCTGCGGTGGCATGGGGGATGAGCTGGCCTTGCCCTACCGGGCCACCTTGCGGCAGCGTCAACACGGGTCTGGACGCGTAGACGGGCCGCCGGTAGCCCGGCGGCCCGTCGCGTGTGAGCTCGGGGGGTACTCACACGCCTGTGGCCAATTGTGACTAGCTGGTTCCTGATCTGGCAGGGTCTAAAGTCCTTATCGGTGTGCGTGGAACAGGGCGCCTGGGATGTCACCGCGGTGCCGGGCCCTGGGGTCCTGGTTCTGCTCGGTCAGGGTAGGTATGCGTGCCTTGGCCTATCAGCCCCAGCCCCAGCCCCCGTGGTGGCCCCAGCCCCAGCCGCCGTGGTGGCCCCAGCCCCAGCCGCCGTGGTGGCCCCAGCCCCAGCCGCCGTGGTGGGAGCCAAACACGAACACGAAGCCGCGGGTGACGTCGCGGAACGAGCCTTGCGCCTGGAGGGTGGGCGCCTCGTAGGTAGCCTTCATGTGCCCTTTTCCTTCGTTCGACTTCTCCTCTTTCGACTATCGGCATGTCAGTTGGCCGGCGGGGCATTGCCGGGCTCCCATGCCCGACCGGGCCATCCTCGACCCGATCGCTGTCCGTTTCGGTCAGCCCTTTATCGTGCCTCCGCTTGGTTCAGTGGAGGTTCAGCGAGGGTTCATCGCCATCGACCCGTCCCAGGGGAACGGGCCCTGGGCCCGCTTACCGCCTGCCTGTGGTGGATCACGGGCCGGCGGTGGGCGGAACGGGCTGTGCCTTCAGGGGCTGATTGGTCTGGGCACGCGTGCAGGGCCGCCGGGTTACCGGCGGCCCTTCGAATGCGGGTTCTGGGGGGGTACCCGCGTGCCTACCGCGAATAGCGAGTGATCGGGTTCTGGTGTGGCGGGGTCTAACGTTCTGAGTTTCCGGTCGGACGTGACACTGGGTGCCGTAGGACGGGGCGGGTGTCCGCCGCGGTCACGCGGCACGCCCGGTCCGGGGGCCGGGGTGGTGTGGTGGCAGTGGTGGGCCGGTGGTTGAGGATTTTGTCGTAGGTCAGGCGCCAGGTCTGGCTGGGGATGAACATGTGCGGGATGGTCAGGGACTGCTGGTTGACCCGTAGGACCGGGTACCAGCCCCCGAACGACGCCTCCACCTGATCGCCACGGTGGAAGTCACCCGGCCGCCAGACCTTCACGCCGGCGGCTTCCTGCTCGGCAAGGTGCCCGGCCCAGTAATCGATCTCGGCGGCGCGTTGGACGAGGTCGGCCTCGATACGGGCTTTCCACCCGGGGGCGGGCGGCGGCCCGCCGAGGGCGGCCCGGCGGGCGGCGGTGTGCAACGCCCGGGTCGCGGCGCGCTGGTCTGCTTCCAAGGTGCGTAGACGGCGCAGGGTGTGAGAGACGTCGTGCCGATCCTGAACCGAGCGGGCCGCGGCGGCGGCCCGGTCGGTGTGATGGGCGGCCTTGGTGGTCTGTTCGGCTGCGGCGTGGTCGTGGCGGTCGGCGCGGGCGAGGTCGCGACGGTGCCCGGGGGCGGAGTGGTGTCCGGGCAGGACAGGCTGGCCGAGGGGGATGACGCCGCGGATGGTGTCGGCGGCGTCGC
The DNA window shown above is from Parafrankia discariae and carries:
- a CDS encoding keywimysin-related RiPP; protein product: MKATYEAPTLQAQGSFRDVTRGFVFVFGSHHGGWGWGHHGGWGWGHHGGWGWGHHGGWGWG
- a CDS encoding DUF3560 domain-containing protein — encoded protein: MDTKQQPSEDTGRAPLTIRHSRDAGTLIEGTPRADRATLSPIFARHQVRWSNAIGEDGSWYRRNSRGRAADTFRINELADALRAAGYPVTITIDDTPLTDIAAVEAARAQRAADRATHHGDAAARATARADARRDAADTIRGVIPLGQPVLPGHHSAPGHRRDLARADRHDHAAAEQTTKAAHHTDRAAAAARSVQDRHDVSHTLRRLRTLEADQRAATRALHTAARRAALGGPPPAPGWKARIEADLVQRAAEIDYWAGHLAEQEAAGVKVWRPGDFHRGDQVEASFGGWYPVLRVNQQSLTIPHMFIPSQTWRLTYDKILNHRPTTATTPPRPPDRACRVTAADTRPVLRHPVSRPTGNSER